The DNA sequence TCTGTTTGGCAGTATCCACTCATTTGTGTAGTTTTTATGGAAATATAGTTGTCCGAAGTACATTAAACTTAAAGTTTAGCCATCTACTTTTTTTCTAAAAAGCTTGTAATAAAACCTTTTGAAAGAAAGATATTTTGCGACTACAGCCAGGGGAATCATTTTTTGAAATTCGCGTCTTTGCTGTATAAGCTGGGTGGTACGAACGTCTATGATATGATAAGCCAGCTTGTCATGTACCTCTTCACCGTAAAGTTTTTTTAAGGTAGGTAAAATTTTAAGGCGCTGCTTCATAATTTTGATCGGATCAGCAGACATATTATCGTTGACATCTTTTCGGTAATGCGCAAGAGCTTCATTGATCAGGAGAGCGTCAGGATGATCTTTGGTGATATAAATCCACATTACCCAGTCTTCACAACTGGTAAGGGTAGTGTCAAAAAGAAAACCTTCCAGAAGCTTTTTGCTTATCAAAGCACAGTGTATCGGGATGGAAAATTTAAGATCCCAATCGTATACAATTCCATCAAAGGTCAGGAAACTCTGCTCAACATTTTTATAGCCAGGAAGATGGGTTTGGTTTCTGTAGATAGTGTACTGACTTACAATCAACGGATATTCTTTGTCTCCGGAAAGGCTTTTTGAAAACTTTTCACGGTGTATCAGATCATCAGAATCCAAAAACTGTATATAATCTCCGGTAACGATTTCCAGTGCTGCATTTCTTGCAGAAGACAGACCTCCGTTTTCTTTATAAAGATATTTAAAACGGTTGTCTTTTTTTACCCATTTATCAGCTACTTCATCAGTATTATCAGGTGATCCGTCATTGACAATGATACATTCCCAATTTTCATAAGTCTGATCCAGGATAGACTGCAGACATTCATCTAAAAACTGAGCCTGTTTGTAGCAGGGGACAATAACGGATATTTTGGGATTCATTTTCATTTTTTATTCAATAGGTTTAATGTGTTTTTATTCTTCAGTTGGCCGTAAAACCACTACTTTTTATTACTTTTTCTTGGCTTTAATACTATCTGAAGTTTTCTGGCCGAAGGTACAAAATTATTTTTTCCGGTACAGAAGGGTATCTTTCAGGAGCAGCCATGTATTATCTTTTATAGATAAGATGAATAGAGTTTCTTCAGGTATTCATCAGGAGACAGACCCGCAAAAAAATCTTCTGTCAGGCTGTTGAACTCTATATTATAAAAGGAACCCTCGTTCACTGTTTCATAATCTGCATTTTTTGCAAGATGATTCTCCAGCTGAGATAAAATCTCCGGTAATGAATACTGAT is a window from the Chryseobacterium indologenes genome containing:
- a CDS encoding glycosyltransferase family 2 protein gives rise to the protein MNPKISVIVPCYKQAQFLDECLQSILDQTYENWECIIVNDGSPDNTDEVADKWVKKDNRFKYLYKENGGLSSARNAALEIVTGDYIQFLDSDDLIHREKFSKSLSGDKEYPLIVSQYTIYRNQTHLPGYKNVEQSFLTFDGIVYDWDLKFSIPIHCALISKKLLEGFLFDTTLTSCEDWVMWIYITKDHPDALLINEALAHYRKDVNDNMSADPIKIMKQRLKILPTLKKLYGEEVHDKLAYHIIDVRTTQLIQQRREFQKMIPLAVVAKYLSFKRFYYKLFRKKVDG